From the genome of Nocardia sp. NBC_01503, one region includes:
- a CDS encoding NAD(P)/FAD-dependent oxidoreductase → MKHRIVVLGAGYAGAFTAGYLARQLHADDFEITVVNAEPDFVERLRLHQLAAGHELPHRPLAEVFAGTGIRLRVARVTAVDAEHRGVTIVDGDGIDRLEYDTLLYALGSTAADHGVPGVAEHTFHVAGRPSALRLRARLDELEENGTVLVVGGNLTAIEAVTEIAEARPGLRVDLATSGELGGWLGPKARRHLLRSFDRLGISIHERTEIERVEPTGAVATDGTFLASDATVWAAGFAVTPLAASSGLAVRANGQITVDRRLRSVSHPEVYVAGDSAFVIGKNGHPLPMSCASAGFTGMQAAAAIIGDRTGRKIKGTALAYFGNHISLGREDGIFQLVDGDARAKSGALCGRSAAHVKAAIVAGSGWSISHPTFGMPSHRYRLATARAHSADTVTT, encoded by the coding sequence ATGAAGCATCGCATCGTCGTCCTCGGTGCCGGATACGCCGGAGCCTTCACCGCCGGATACCTGGCCCGCCAACTGCATGCCGACGACTTCGAGATCACCGTGGTCAATGCCGAACCCGATTTCGTCGAGCGGTTGCGGCTGCATCAGCTGGCCGCCGGGCACGAGCTTCCGCACCGGCCGCTGGCAGAGGTGTTCGCGGGTACCGGCATTCGGCTGCGCGTAGCGCGGGTGACCGCGGTCGATGCCGAACACCGCGGTGTCACCATCGTCGATGGCGATGGCATCGACCGGCTCGAATACGACACCCTGCTGTACGCGCTCGGCAGCACCGCCGCCGATCACGGTGTTCCGGGGGTCGCCGAGCACACCTTCCACGTCGCCGGACGCCCTTCCGCGCTGCGGCTACGCGCCCGCCTCGACGAGCTGGAGGAGAACGGGACGGTGCTGGTGGTCGGCGGAAATCTGACCGCGATCGAAGCCGTCACCGAGATCGCCGAAGCCCGTCCGGGGCTTCGCGTCGACCTCGCCACCAGCGGCGAACTCGGCGGCTGGCTGGGACCGAAGGCTCGTCGTCATCTGCTGCGCAGCTTCGACCGGCTGGGCATCTCGATCCACGAGCGCACCGAAATCGAACGCGTCGAGCCGACCGGAGCGGTCGCCACCGACGGCACCTTCCTCGCCTCGGACGCGACCGTATGGGCCGCGGGCTTCGCCGTCACCCCGCTCGCCGCGTCGAGCGGGCTCGCGGTGCGGGCCAACGGTCAGATCACCGTCGATCGGCGGCTGCGGTCGGTCTCGCATCCGGAGGTCTATGTCGCCGGTGACAGCGCCTTCGTCATCGGCAAGAACGGTCACCCGCTGCCGATGTCCTGCGCCTCGGCGGGATTCACCGGGATGCAGGCGGCGGCCGCGATCATCGGGGACCGGACCGGACGCAAGATCAAGGGCACCGCGCTGGCCTACTTCGGCAACCACATCAGCCTCGGACGCGAGGACGGCATCTTCCAGCTGGTCGACGGGGATGCTCGCGCCAAGTCCGGGGCACTGTGCGGGCGGTCGGCGGCGCACGTCAAGGCGGCGATCGTGGCCGGTAGCGGCTGGAGTATCAGCCACCCGACCTTCGGGATGCCGAGTCACCGGTACCGCCTGGCGACCGCACGCGCGCACTCGGCCGACACGGTCACCACTTAG
- a CDS encoding sigma-70 family RNA polymerase sigma factor, translated as MDTATAARFEASRNRLAALAYRLLGSAADAEDTVQDAFLRWQAADREYVEVPEAWLTKIVTNLALDRLRSAKMRHERAVGAWMPEPLLRGDPMLGPADTVEQRESVTMAVLTMMEKLSPTERAVYVLYEAFSYSHAEIAEILDLTVSASQQHLHRARHRIAAAGNRTELDPAAARRIVEAFVEAAASGRTERLVTLLTADATGTSDGFGGLAEKLIHYSTPQRLATALRAFKPTAAKRRFAGGSPMIHAAVVNGCPAMLATVDDRVVSVAILEIRDDRIAGVRGISAPHRLARLTAQWQRHEHDAALIESW; from the coding sequence ATGGACACTGCCACCGCGGCGCGTTTCGAGGCCAGCCGGAATCGGCTGGCCGCACTCGCCTACCGTCTGCTCGGCTCCGCCGCCGATGCCGAGGACACGGTGCAGGACGCATTCCTGCGGTGGCAGGCCGCCGACCGGGAGTACGTCGAGGTGCCCGAGGCCTGGCTGACCAAGATCGTCACCAACCTCGCGCTCGATCGGCTGCGGTCGGCGAAGATGCGGCATGAACGCGCGGTCGGGGCGTGGATGCCCGAACCGCTGCTGCGGGGCGATCCGATGCTCGGCCCGGCCGATACCGTCGAGCAGCGCGAGTCGGTGACAATGGCGGTGCTGACCATGATGGAGAAGCTCTCACCGACCGAGCGCGCCGTTTACGTGCTGTACGAGGCGTTTTCGTACAGCCACGCCGAGATCGCGGAGATTCTCGACCTCACGGTCTCCGCGAGTCAGCAGCACCTGCACCGCGCCCGGCATCGAATTGCCGCCGCCGGCAACAGAACCGAACTCGATCCCGCCGCCGCGCGGCGAATCGTCGAGGCATTCGTCGAGGCCGCCGCCTCCGGCCGGACCGAGCGACTGGTGACACTGCTGACCGCCGATGCCACCGGTACCTCCGACGGCTTCGGCGGGTTGGCCGAGAAGCTGATCCACTACTCGACCCCGCAGCGGCTCGCCACCGCCCTGCGCGCGTTCAAACCCACCGCCGCCAAACGCAGATTCGCCGGGGGTTCGCCCATGATCCACGCCGCGGTGGTCAACGGCTGCCCGGCCATGCTCGCCACCGTCGACGATCGGGTCGTGAGCGTCGCGATCCTGGAGATCCGCGACGACAGGATCGCGGGCGTACGCGGCATCTCCGCCCCGCACCGCCTCGCCCGGCTCACCGCGCAATGGCAGCGGCACGAGCACGATGCCGCGCTGATCGAATCCTGGTAA
- a CDS encoding winged helix-turn-helix transcriptional regulator, whose product MPPKRYHCPVEVTVDLIGGKWKPVILAHLKEGTHRYGELRRRMPTTSEKMLIQQLRDLESAGLIRRTITPTTPPQVDYALTEEGWTLVPVLTALYEWGQSRSTRTGLTIEPIAPIVN is encoded by the coding sequence ATGCCCCCCAAGCGCTACCACTGCCCCGTAGAGGTAACCGTCGACCTCATCGGCGGCAAATGGAAACCGGTAATCCTGGCCCACCTCAAAGAGGGCACCCACCGCTACGGCGAACTCCGCCGCCGCATGCCCACCACCAGTGAAAAGATGCTCATCCAACAACTCCGAGACCTGGAGTCCGCCGGCCTCATCCGCCGTACCATCACCCCCACCACCCCACCCCAGGTCGACTACGCCCTGACCGAAGAAGGCTGGACCCTGGTCCCCGTCCTCACCGCCCTTTACGAATGGGGCCAATCCCGCAGCACCAGAACCGGTCTCACCATCGAGCCCATCGCTCCGATCGTCAATTGA
- a CDS encoding cysteine hydrolase family protein, with product MRYAYGLTIPQTIEDACDPKRMALLIYDMQVGIVRQIPDGERITEACVQLRDAAREKGFRVFYTRHMSIPVAAAGVSQLRTAMEWQHVDDPHQVHAPFLQGSPAYQLVPELEPGPDEVVFDKISMSAFTGTPLDIALRDLGIDSFAVAGIALEIGIEPTVRHATDLGYLPIMVTDACGAGHQEAAERAYATLAFAGGSRTTDTASLIELMNRG from the coding sequence ATGCGATACGCGTACGGACTGACCATTCCGCAGACCATCGAGGATGCGTGCGATCCGAAACGGATGGCACTGCTGATCTATGACATGCAGGTCGGAATCGTGCGGCAGATACCGGATGGCGAACGCATCACCGAAGCCTGTGTACAGCTCCGGGATGCCGCCCGGGAGAAGGGGTTTCGGGTGTTCTACACCCGGCACATGTCGATTCCGGTAGCGGCGGCGGGTGTTTCGCAACTGCGCACCGCCATGGAGTGGCAGCACGTCGACGATCCGCATCAGGTGCACGCGCCGTTCCTGCAGGGCTCACCGGCCTATCAACTGGTACCCGAACTGGAGCCCGGACCGGACGAGGTCGTCTTCGACAAGATCTCCATGTCCGCCTTCACCGGCACCCCACTCGATATCGCGCTGCGGGACTTGGGAATCGACTCGTTCGCCGTCGCGGGCATCGCCCTGGAGATCGGTATCGAACCCACCGTGCGGCACGCCACCGACCTCGGCTACCTTCCGATCATGGTCACCGACGCCTGCGGCGCCGGACATCAGGAGGCCGCCGAACGTGCCTATGCCACTTTGGCTTTCGCCGGCGGCTCGCGTACCACCGATACCGCCTCGCTGATCGAATTGATGAATCGCGGCTGA
- a CDS encoding putative glycoside hydrolase, with translation MLKRVPAAGRRRLAVVGTVVVIVVAGVIIGLLRTDPAAAVIPLALEVNQPEPVTSLHAPITVRGTATGAKSLTVAGQPVTPAADGSFQVTLPHSTAGAAVVATDADGKIVTQPITTRAEVPRIRAVHVTAYAWAYEPMREDVLNMAREGRIDTVELDIKDEDGVVGYDSQVPLARESGASAGIYNAADALQTLHDMGIRVVGRIVAFRDRTMAEWAWHAGHPDWVIQNPGGGPYASHYGSIAFTNFASPEMRRYNIDLATEAAGLGFDEIMYDYIRRPDGPLSGMVFPGLTDTPTNSIAEFLRESRDPVRAAGAFQSAAVFGIAATRPDEIAQDIPLMARHLDYVAPMLYPSHWNAGEYDVASPNSQPYDIVFRSLQDFQRQVEGTGAKVIPWLQDFSLGVNYGDAQVRAQVDAAAAVGIPSFFLWNAAVHYHSGALDPA, from the coding sequence GTGCTGAAGCGGGTCCCGGCTGCCGGGCGACGACGACTGGCGGTAGTCGGCACGGTGGTGGTGATTGTCGTGGCCGGTGTGATCATCGGTCTCCTGCGAACCGATCCCGCGGCGGCGGTGATACCGCTCGCACTGGAGGTGAATCAGCCCGAGCCGGTCACCTCGCTGCACGCGCCGATCACCGTGCGCGGCACCGCGACCGGGGCCAAGAGTCTCACCGTCGCCGGACAGCCGGTGACACCCGCCGCCGATGGCAGCTTCCAGGTCACGCTGCCGCACTCGACCGCAGGTGCCGCGGTGGTGGCCACCGACGCCGACGGTAAGATCGTGACCCAGCCGATCACCACCCGCGCCGAGGTGCCGCGGATTCGCGCAGTCCATGTCACCGCGTACGCCTGGGCCTATGAGCCCATGCGCGAGGATGTGCTGAATATGGCGCGCGAGGGGCGGATCGACACCGTTGAACTCGATATCAAGGATGAGGACGGTGTCGTCGGCTACGACTCGCAGGTGCCCCTGGCCCGGGAGTCCGGGGCCTCGGCGGGCATCTACAACGCCGCCGATGCGTTGCAGACCCTGCACGACATGGGAATTCGAGTCGTCGGCCGGATCGTCGCCTTCCGCGATCGCACCATGGCCGAATGGGCCTGGCATGCGGGGCATCCCGACTGGGTGATCCAGAATCCGGGTGGCGGACCGTACGCGAGCCACTACGGCTCGATCGCCTTCACCAATTTCGCCAGCCCCGAGATGCGCCGCTACAACATCGATCTCGCGACCGAGGCGGCCGGATTGGGCTTCGACGAGATCATGTACGACTACATCCGGCGGCCGGACGGTCCGCTCTCCGGCATGGTGTTCCCCGGGCTGACCGATACGCCGACCAACTCCATCGCCGAATTCCTGCGCGAGAGCCGCGATCCCGTGCGCGCTGCGGGGGCCTTCCAGAGCGCGGCGGTTTTCGGAATCGCCGCCACCCGCCCCGACGAGATCGCCCAGGACATTCCGCTCATGGCCCGGCATCTCGACTACGTCGCGCCCATGCTCTACCCCTCGCATTGGAACGCGGGGGAATACGATGTGGCCAGCCCGAATTCGCAGCCCTACGACATCGTCTTCCGGTCACTACAGGACTTCCAGCGCCAGGTGGAGGGCACCGGGGCCAAGGTGATTCCGTGGTTGCAGGACTTCAGCCTCGGGGTGAACTACGGCGACGCCCAGGTGCGGGCGCAGGTGGATGCGGCCGCGGCGGTGGGTATTCCGAGTTTCTTCCTGTGGAATGCGGCGGTGCACTATCACTCGGGGGCGCTGGATCCGGCCTGA
- a CDS encoding polysaccharide deacetylase family protein: MAKIAGLRVITAALLVLAAACAAPEQQTAAPGASPASTTVPPPDPAAVGANELGMVPILMYHQLSRSPAGDYDQTPEKFRAELERLLRENYRPITVSRFTSGAIDLPAGTHPVVLTFDDSTTSQVSFTTEGAPAPDTALAILEEFHAAHPEFVSTATFFVNNEPFANDQRALPWLTAHGYEIGSHTATHANLGRLDGTGVQREFVQNLRAIAAAVPNQPVRTMALPLGISPNDRTLASAGNWDGTPYTFDAVLLVGAEPAPSPFGALDPTAIPRIRSGRTPVPFDSGYWLDQLAEHPDQRYTCDGDPARISFPRNLSAELTARWSPRSAPY, translated from the coding sequence ATGGCCAAGATCGCGGGCCTGCGGGTGATCACCGCGGCACTGCTTGTACTCGCCGCCGCCTGCGCCGCACCAGAGCAGCAGACCGCCGCGCCCGGCGCATCGCCCGCGAGTACGACCGTCCCGCCGCCCGATCCCGCCGCCGTCGGCGCGAATGAACTCGGTATGGTGCCGATCCTGATGTATCACCAGCTCTCCCGGTCACCGGCGGGTGATTACGATCAGACCCCGGAGAAGTTCCGCGCCGAGTTGGAGCGGCTGCTGCGGGAGAACTATCGGCCGATCACGGTGTCCCGCTTCACCTCCGGCGCCATCGATCTGCCCGCCGGTACTCATCCGGTGGTGCTGACCTTCGATGATTCGACCACCAGCCAGGTGTCCTTCACCACCGAAGGCGCCCCGGCCCCGGATACCGCTCTCGCGATTCTCGAGGAGTTCCACGCCGCGCATCCTGAATTCGTCTCCACCGCAACATTCTTCGTCAACAACGAGCCTTTCGCGAATGATCAGCGGGCCCTGCCCTGGTTGACCGCGCACGGCTACGAGATCGGCTCGCACACCGCCACCCACGCCAATCTGGGGCGACTGGACGGCACCGGCGTGCAGCGGGAGTTCGTACAGAATCTGCGGGCCATCGCCGCCGCCGTGCCGAATCAGCCGGTGCGGACAATGGCTCTGCCCCTGGGCATTTCACCGAACGACCGCACCTTGGCCAGCGCGGGCAACTGGGACGGCACCCCGTACACCTTCGACGCGGTGCTGCTGGTCGGCGCGGAACCGGCGCCCTCCCCGTTCGGGGCGCTGGATCCCACCGCGATCCCCCGCATCCGCTCGGGCCGCACTCCGGTTCCGTTCGACTCCGGCTACTGGCTCGATCAGCTCGCCGAACATCCCGATCAGCGTTACACCTGCGACGGCGATCCGGCCCGAATCTCCTTCCCGCGCAACCTCTCCGCCGAGCTCACCGCGCGCTGGTCGCCGCGGTCGGCTCCGTACTGA